A segment of the Micromonospora sediminicola genome:
GGAGCCGGCCACCGAGGACTTCCTCGCCCACCGGAACCTGCTCTTCACCGTCGCGTACGAGATGCTCGGCTCGGCCGCCGACGCCGAGGACGTGGTGCAGGAGACCTGGCTGCGGTGGGCCGGCGTCGACCTCGACGAGGTACGGGACCGGCGCGCCTACCTGGTGCGGATCACCACCCGCCAGGCGCTGTCCCGGTTGCGCGCGCTGGGCCGCCGCAAGGAGTCGTACGTCGGGTCGTGGCTGCCCGAGCCGCTGCTCACCACGCCCGACGTGGCCGACGACGTGGCCCTGGCCGACAGCGTGTCGATGGCGATGCTGCTCGTGCTGGAGACGCTCACCCCGACCGAGCGGGCCGTGTTCGTGCTGCGGGAGGTCTTCGACGTCGGGTACGACGAGATCGCCGCGACGGTCGACCGGAGCCCGGCCACGGTCCGGCAGATCGCCCACCGGGCCCGGGCCCACGTCGCGGCGCGCCGGCCCCGCCAGTCCGTGTCCGCGGCCGAGACCCGCGACGCGCTCGACGCGTTCCGGCGGGCGGTCGAGACGGGTGACCTCCGGTCGCTGCTCGCCGTGCTCGCCGAGGACGTGGTGCTGGTCGGCGACGGCGGCGGGATCAAGCAGGCCGTCCCGCGCCCGGTCACCGGCGTGGACAAGGTGGCCCGGCTGCTGGCCGGCGGCTGGGGCCGGGTCGCACCCGTGGCCTCGATGGAACCCGCGCAGGTCAACGGCTATCCGGCGCTCGTCGTCCGGCTCCACGGCGAGCTGGACACGGTCGTGGCGGTCCGCCTCGACGACGGCCGGATCAGCGGGCTCTACGCGGTGCGCAACCCGGAGAAGCTGTCGCACATGACCCGGGAGAACACCCTGCGCCGGTGAGCGGCGGGCCGTGCGACGATGCCCGGATGAGCAGCGACGTCCCGCCCGACGTGAGCGCCCTGGCCATCAACGTGACCGTCCCGGAGGCGTTGCGTTGGACCGACACCCGGCGCGGCGAGGAGTTCACGCTGACCACGCTCAACGTCCGGCTGCTGGCGGACGGAAGCCTCGCGGCGAAGGCGTACGGCCGGCCCACGGCGGGCGGGCGCGGCGCGTACGTGTCGTTCCGGGTGCCCGACCGGCCGGAGCTGGCCGCGCTGGTCGCGGCGGCGGCCGACCGGGCCGCCGCGCTCTGGGCCGCACACCGCGGCCTCGGCTGACCGGGACACCGCAGGGGAGGAAACCCTCCCCGCTTCGTCACCTGTCGGCCGCGCGCCCACCCTGGTTGTCTCGGTCGAGGAACTGATCTCGACCAGAAAGCAGGGTGTCATGTCGATGCTCCGCCGTACCCTCGCCACCGCCTCCGTGGCCCTCGCCGCCGGCGCCGTCGCCCTGGTCGACGCGTCACCGGCGCTGGCCAGTACGCCGTCGAGCTGCTCCAGCGTCCGCCAGATCGGCACCACCCGGGTGCTCACCGTCGGCGGCATGCAGGCGGCGTCGGTGAAGCAGTACTACGGCTGCGGCTACAACTACGCCTACATCTACGTCTGGGAGCAGTACCGGGCCAGCCACTCGAACTGGGACCTGTACGTGCACGTCGTCGACGAGTCGGACAGCGGCACCGACTACGGCGTGGGCGAGCTGAACAACACCACCCGGGCGGAGCTGTGGGGCCGGGCGGCGAACACCGCCGCGCACTGCACCCACGTCACCGGCTACCTGAACTCGACCGGCGGGTCCACCAGCACCGTCTGCTGAAGGGGAACCACATGCGACTCAAGCGCACCGCGCTGACCATCGGCGCGGCGGCGGCCGCGCTGGTCGTCGGCCTGCAGAGCCCGGCCATGGCGTCGGACTCGTACCACGTGATGAACACCGGCGACGCGTTCGGCGGCGGCATCTTCGACTACAGCGGCGAGGCGTACTTCACCGAGCACGGCGACATCCTGAAGATCTGCGACACGGACGCCGACGGCTACGCGGTGAAGATGTACGTCAGCCTGGACGACGCGTACGGGGCGACCCGGTACAGCTTCACCCGGGGCGGCGAGGGCAACTGCGCCACCCACCGGGCCAGCGAGGGCGGCGCGTACAACCTGCCGGAGAACCGCTACATCGGCTTCCTCTTCTGCCGCTACAAGGACGGCCACGAGAGCGAGTGCCGCGCCTACCGGTTCTACAACGACTACTGATCCGCCGAAGGGGGGCGGGGCCGGCCGGCGTGACCGGCCGGCCCCGGGGCACCCCCCGACGTCGCACGCCGAGCGCCGCGGGCCGCGTCCGGGCCCATCGGTAGCATTCGACGGCGATGGTCCACAGCGAGCAGCCGGTGACGCCCGGCCCGGAGGTCGACCTGGGGATCGCCGGCTGCGCCGACGCGATCGAGGTCGGCCGGGGCGGCTTCGGTGTGGTCTACCGGGCCTGGCAGGCCGACTACTCCCGCTGGGTCGCGGTGAAGGTGCTCGCCGCCGACTGGGCCGGACCGTCCCGCGCCCGCTTCGAACGGGAGCTGCGCACCCTCGGCCGGCTCTCCGGCCACCCGCACATCGTCACCCTGCACCAGGCCGGCCGCACCGCCGCCGGGAACCCGTACCTGCTGATGGCGTACGAGGAGGGCGGCTCGCTCGGCGACCGGTTGCGCGCCGGGACGGCCGGTGACTGGCGGACGGCCGTCGCCGGCGGGATCGCGGTGGCCGGCGCGCTGGAGACCGCGCACCGGGCCGGCGTGCTGCACCGCGACGTGAAACCGGAGAACATCCTGGTCTCCGGCTACGGCGAGCCGAAGCTCGCCGACTTCGGCCAGGCCCGCCCGGACGCCGAGCGCGCCGGCTCCCGCGCCACGGTCACCGCCAGCGTGCTGCACACGGCCCCGGAGGTGCTGCGCGGCGAGCCGGCTTCGGTCGCCTCCGACGTCTACGCGCTGGCCTCGACCGTGCTGCACTGGATCCGTGGCGCGCCGCCGTTCGCCCCGGCCGACGGCGAGCCCACCCCGTCCCTGCTGCGCCGGATCGCCGTCGACCCGCCCCCGGACACGCGCCCGCTCGGCGTACCCGACGAGGTGTGCGCGGCGCTGGACCGCGCGCTGGCCAAGAAGCCCGCGCGGCGACCGGGATCGGTGGCGGAGTTCGCCGCCGACCTGCGTGCGGCGCAGGCGGCGGCCGGCCTGCCGGTGACCTCGTTCGTCCTGGGTGACGTGTCCGCCGACCCGGCGCCGCCGCCGGCCGCGCCGGCCGACCGGCCCCGGTCGCTGTCGGCCCGCCGCCGCGCGGCCCTCGCGCTCTCCGCCACCGTGACCAGTCCCACCGGGGTACGCGGGCGCGCGCTGCGCCGGTCGGCCGGGCTGGCGGTCGCGGTGGCGGCCGTGCTGGCCACCGGGTACGCGCAGGCGCCGCCGACGCCCGCGCCGGTGGCCCTGCCGGACCGGCTGGCGCTCGGAGAGCTGACCATGCACGCGCAGTCGGACGAGCGGATGGTGCAGGTCCGCAACCGCAGCGACCACCCGGTGACGCTCGGCCCGGTGGCGGTGACCGGCCCGTCCCGGGGCGCGCTGCGGATTACCTCGGACGGGTGCGGGACGAGCCGACTCGCCCCCGGCGAGGGGTGTGCGGTCGGGCTGGTCGCGGTGCCCCGGGAGGCGGGGCCGCTGCGGGCGGTGCTGGAGGTGACCGTGGCCGATCGACGGTTCGGCACCCCCATCTCCGGCACGGCCGCGCCGCGCCGGGCCGTCCAGGACGACGCCCCGCCGGGCCGCTGCTACGCCGACGCCCACCAGGTCGGCGCGTCGGCCTACGGCTACGCCGGGGGCCTGCGGGCCATCTCGGTCAAGCAGTACTGGTCGCCGAGTTGCCGGACCGCGATGGCGTACGTGTGGGTGTGAAAGCAGTACCGGGACAACATCTCCACCGGCGGCGGCACCTGGACCGTGGACGTGGCGGTGCGCGGGGACGGCCCGGGCACCCGGCAGCGCGCCGCCGGCCAGGCGTACGAGCTGTGGACGGAGCCGTCGCCGTCGACCGGGCGCTGCGTCACCGCCACTGCCACCGTGACGGTGACCCGCTCCGGCGAGGCGACGTCGGCGGCCACCGCGCCGTGGTGCGACCGATGACCGGCGGCTGGTTCGAGGTGCACGGGACCGGTCCGGTCCGGCTGGTCCCGCTCAGCCCGGACGCGCTGACCATCGGTCGCGCGCCGGACAACGAGCTGCCCATCGACGACCGCCAGGTGTCCCGGCTGCACGCGTTGGTCGAGCGTTTCCCCTCCGGCTGGATCATCCGTGACCTGGGCAGCACCAACGGCACCACGGTCAACGGCGCCCCGCTGCGCGACGCGCGCACCCTGCACGACGGGGACCGGGTGGGGATCGGGCCGGCGCGGCTGGTGTTCCGCGCGCCGGCGAAGCACGGCACGAACACGCTCGCGGTCGAGCCACCGCCCGCGCCACCGGCCCTGACCCGCCGGGAGCGGGAGCTGCTCGACGTGCTCTGCCGCCCGTATTCGGACGGTGGCCTGGCGTTCACCGAGCCGCCGTCGGTGCGGGTGCTGGCCGGCGCGCTGGGCGTGAGCGAGAGCGCGGTCAAGAAGCACCTGACCCGCCTCTACGACAAGTTCGACCTGGTCAGCAACGACGACCGACGGCGGGCCCGGCTGGCCGCGGAGGCGGTGCGCCGGGGCGCGACCGGTTGACCGGTCTGCTCGGCGGCCGGGTGCGCCGGGCCGGCGGGCGGCCGGGCGTCGTGCGGCTCTCCAGCGCGTCCGACCGGACGGCTCAGCGGCGGACGCCGACGCCGCCGTAGCCGTGCGACACGGCGGCCCGGGGCTCGCCGTCCGGCCGCCAGTCGGCCAACCGGACCAGGCCGGGCTCGACCACGTCGTAGCCGTCGAGGAAGCGGGCCACCTCGGCGTGGGTGCGGGGGACCAGCGGCGCGCTGCTGCGCCGGTAGACCGCCGTGCCGGCCTGGGCGGGCAGCGGCGGCGCGCCGTCCAGGGTCAGGTGGGAGACCGCGAGCATGCTGCCCCGGGCGGTGGCGTCCCGCAGTCGCGCCACGGCCGCCCACGGGTCGTCCGCGTCCGGCACGAAGTGCAGCACCGCCACCAGCAGCAGTGCCACCGGCTCGGTCAGGTCGACGGTGGCGCGCAGCAGCGGGTCGGCCAGCATCTCGTCCGGCCGCCGCAGGTCGCCCCGTAGCACCACGGTGCGGCCGTCGGTGGGCAGCAGCCGCCGGGCGTACGCCACGGCCACCTCGTCGTGGTCGACGTAGACCACCCGGGCGTCGGGGGCGACCGCACGGACCACCTCGTGCACGTTGCCCTGGGTGGGCAGGCCGGCCCCGACGTCGAGGAACTGGCGTATCCCCTGCTCGGCCGCCCAGCGCACGGCCCGGCGCAGGAACGCGCGGTTGGTCTGGGCCGCCACGCCGGTGTCCGGGAAGATCTTCAGGACCTCCTCGGCGGCGGCCCGGTCGGCGGCGAAGTTGTGGCAGCCACCCAGGTAGTAGTCGTACATCCGGGCGACGTTGGGTCGCGTCTCGGCCTCCGTCACGCCCTGATGTCTAGCACTCTGGGCGACACACCGCTGACCCGACGTGTCCGTGATCCGCTTGCCCACGCGGTTGACCTGGTACGACGGTGGGACCAGCCGACTCGAGGAGGTACCGATGACCGGTGGACGGAAGACCATGGAGGTCGACCCGGTGGTGTTCCGCGCCGTCTACGACTCGCCCGCCTCGCTGCCGGGGCGGCACCGGTGGACCACGCCGGAGGCGGACGTGCGGCGACTGGAGAAGCTGCTGAACATCCCGGCGCGCAGCGTCGGCGCGCCGCTGTGGGTCAGCGGCGACGAGCCGGACTGCCCGAAGTGCGGGCGGCGGGTGACCTGGTACGACATCGTCTCCTCGGCGCTGCACGAGGTGCACGACCGGGCGATGATCGCCCGGGTGGTGCTCGGCGAGCGGAAGTACGTCAACACCGAGGTGCCGGAGGCGATCCCCGGTGTCCACTGTGCCGACTGCCGCACCCCGATCACCGGCCTGCGCAGCTTCAAGTGCCACAACTGGGCGTACGCGTTCGAGGCGCTGGAGGAGATCGTCGAGCGGATGTCCGGCGTGCCCGCTCAGTCGCCGCCCGCCGCCTCCTGAGCGCGCCGGGCGGGGCGACGGCCGGGCGGGGAGGACGGCTCGGGGCCGGGGTCCGGCACCGGCGGCATCGGGCGGGTGACCGGCGTGCCGCCGGTGACGCGCAGCCGCTCGCCGTGGTGCCACAACTCGACCGCGTCGCCCGGGCCGGCGTCGGGCAGCGCGTAGCCGGCCGTGTCCGGGGTGAGCGTGACCCGCAGCCGGTGCCCGTGCCAGCGCAGGTGGAACACCAGCCGGGTGATCCGGCGGGGCAGCCGCGGGTCGAAGGAGAGCACGCCCCGGTCGTCGCGCAGCCCGCCGAAGCCCTGCGCCACCACCAGCCACGCCCCGGCCAGGGACGCCAGGTGCAGCCCGTCGGCGGTCTTGTCGCCCAGGTCGGCCAGGTCCTGGAACGCCGTCTCGGCGAGCAGGTCGTACGCCAGGTCGAGGTGGCCGACCTCGGCGGCGAGGATCGCCTGCGCGGACGCGGACAGCGACGAGTCGCGGACCGTGCGGGCCTCGTAGTAGGCCAGGTTGCGGGCCTTCTCCTCGGCGGTGAAGTCGCCGGGGCAGCGCAGCATGGCCAGGACCAGGTCGGCCTGCTTGACCACCTGCCTGCGGTACAGCTCCAGGTAGGGGAAGTGCAGCAGCAGCGGGTAGTCGTCCTCGCCGGTGCCGGCGAAGTCCCACTCCGGCTGCTCGGTGAAGCCGGCCGACTGCTGGTGCACGCCGCGCTTGCCGTCGTACGGGACGTGGACCGCGTCGGCGGCGGCCCGCCAGCCGGCCACCTCGGCCGGGTCGACGCCGAGCCGGTCGGCCACCTCCGGGCACCGCTGGACGGCGTCGGCGGCGCCGCGCAGGTTCCGCCGGGCCATCAGGTTGGTGAAGATGTTGTCGTCGACCAGGGCCGAGTACTCGTCCGGTCCGGTGACGCCGGTCAGGTGGAAGGCGCCGGCGTCGTCCCAGTGGCCGTAGCCGTGCCACAGCCGGGCGGTCTCGACGAGCACCTCGGCGCCGCACTCGGCGAGGAACGCGGTGTCCCCGGTGGCCGCGACGTAGCGCAGCACCGCGTCCGCGACGTCCGCGTTGACGTGCAGGCCGGCGCTGCCGGCCGGCCAGTACCCGGAGCACTCACGGCCGCCGAGCGTCCGCCACGGGAAGGTCGCCCCGGTCAGCCGCAACTCGGCCGCGCGCTCCCGGGCCTCGGGCAGGTGGGCGTGCCGCCACCGCAGCGCCGAGCGGGTCAGCTCGGGCGCCAGGTACGTCAGCACCGGCAGCACGTACCCCTCGGTGTCCCAGAGCACGTGCCCGTCGTAGCCGTTGCCGGTCAGGCCCTTCGCCGGGATGGTGCGGTCGCCGTCGGCCCGGCCGGACTGGATCAGGTGGAACACCGCGAAGCGGACCGCCTGCTCCAGTTCCGGGTCGCCGGCCAGCTCGACGTCGGCGGTGGCCCAGGCCGCGTCGAGGGCGGCCCGTTGCGCGTCGAGCAGGGCGTCGAACCCGTCGGCCCGGGCCGCATCCGCCTCCGCGACGACCAGGTCGGCCAGTTCGTCGGCCGGGGTGCCGTCCACGTCCGCGCACTCGTACGCGGCGAACTTGGTGACCCGGATCCGCTCACCCGGGCGCAGCGGACCGGTGAGCGCCAGCCGGAACCGGTCACCGGTCAGCTCGGCGTCGGTGGCCGTGTCGTCGGGGGCCGCGACCCGGTGCGCGACCGCCACCGCGACCCGCTGGCCGCTGTGTTCGGTCCGGTGCACCAGCACGCCGTCGGTGCCGTCGTGCCGGCCGGTCTCGGCGGTGAGCGGGTCGTGGATCACCGAGGCCGCCCGGGGGTCGTCGGCACGTTCCGGCACCCGCTCGTTGGCGAGCAGGTCGGAGCAGATCCGCACCGGGACCGGGCCGTCCAGCGGCTCGACCGTCCAGTCGACGGCGGCGACCGGTCGGCGGGGCAGCGAGACCAGCCGGGTGCTGACGACCCGGACGCCGCGGCCGCCCGGTGAGACCCACTCGGTCTCCCGGCGCACCACCCCAGCCCGCAGGTCCAGCTCCCGGTGGTGCCGCCGGATCGTGCCGGTGCGCAGGTCCAGCGGCTCCCCGTCGACCCAGAGCCGGACCAGCGCGGCGTTGGGGGCACTGATCACGGTGTCGCTGCGTTCGGGGAAGGCGTACCCGCCCTCGGGGTAGCTCAGCTCGTGCTGCTCGTGGAACCCGTTGAGATAGCTGCCGGGCATGCCGTACGGCTGGCCCTCGTCGAGCGTGCCGCG
Coding sequences within it:
- a CDS encoding RNA polymerase sigma-70 factor translates to MAEPATEDFLAHRNLLFTVAYEMLGSAADAEDVVQETWLRWAGVDLDEVRDRRAYLVRITTRQALSRLRALGRRKESYVGSWLPEPLLTTPDVADDVALADSVSMAMLLVLETLTPTERAVFVLREVFDVGYDEIAATVDRSPATVRQIAHRARAHVAARRPRQSVSAAETRDALDAFRRAVETGDLRSLLAVLAEDVVLVGDGGGIKQAVPRPVTGVDKVARLLAGGWGRVAPVASMEPAQVNGYPALVVRLHGELDTVVAVRLDDGRISGLYAVRNPEKLSHMTRENTLRR
- a CDS encoding serine/threonine-protein kinase; translated protein: MVHSEQPVTPGPEVDLGIAGCADAIEVGRGGFGVVYRAWQADYSRWVAVKVLAADWAGPSRARFERELRTLGRLSGHPHIVTLHQAGRTAAGNPYLLMAYEEGGSLGDRLRAGTAGDWRTAVAGGIAVAGALETAHRAGVLHRDVKPENILVSGYGEPKLADFGQARPDAERAGSRATVTASVLHTAPEVLRGEPASVASDVYALASTVLHWIRGAPPFAPADGEPTPSLLRRIAVDPPPDTRPLGVPDEVCAALDRALAKKPARRPGSVAEFAADLRAAQAAAGLPVTSFVLGDVSADPAPPPAAPADRPRSLSARRRAALALSATVTSPTGVRGRALRRSAGLAVAVAAVLATGYAQAPPTPAPVALPDRLALGELTMHAQSDERMVQVRNRSDHPVTLGPVAVTGPSRGALRITSDGCGTSRLAPGEGCAVGLVAVPREAGPLRAVLEVTVADRRFGTPISGTAAPRRAVQDDAPPGRCYADAHQVGASAYGYAGGLRAISVKQYWSPSCRTAMAYVWV
- a CDS encoding FHA domain-containing protein, translated to MTGGWFEVHGTGPVRLVPLSPDALTIGRAPDNELPIDDRQVSRLHALVERFPSGWIIRDLGSTNGTTVNGAPLRDARTLHDGDRVGIGPARLVFRAPAKHGTNTLAVEPPPAPPALTRRERELLDVLCRPYSDGGLAFTEPPSVRVLAGALGVSESAVKKHLTRLYDKFDLVSNDDRRRARLAAEAVRRGATG
- a CDS encoding SAM-dependent methyltransferase, encoding MTEAETRPNVARMYDYYLGGCHNFAADRAAAEEVLKIFPDTGVAAQTNRAFLRRAVRWAAEQGIRQFLDVGAGLPTQGNVHEVVRAVAPDARVVYVDHDEVAVAYARRLLPTDGRTVVLRGDLRRPDEMLADPLLRATVDLTEPVALLLVAVLHFVPDADDPWAAVARLRDATARGSMLAVSHLTLDGAPPLPAQAGTAVYRRSSAPLVPRTHAEVARFLDGYDVVEPGLVRLADWRPDGEPRAAVSHGYGGVGVRR
- a CDS encoding glycoside hydrolase family 65 protein: MSHGGWRIRRTSADLDRLGETESVFALANGWVGWRGTLDEGQPYGMPGSYLNGFHEQHELSYPEGGYAFPERSDTVISAPNAALVRLWVDGEPLDLRTGTIRRHHRELDLRAGVVRRETEWVSPGGRGVRVVSTRLVSLPRRPVAAVDWTVEPLDGPVPVRICSDLLANERVPERADDPRAASVIHDPLTAETGRHDGTDGVLVHRTEHSGQRVAVAVAHRVAAPDDTATDAELTGDRFRLALTGPLRPGERIRVTKFAAYECADVDGTPADELADLVVAEADAARADGFDALLDAQRAALDAAWATADVELAGDPELEQAVRFAVFHLIQSGRADGDRTIPAKGLTGNGYDGHVLWDTEGYVLPVLTYLAPELTRSALRWRHAHLPEARERAAELRLTGATFPWRTLGGRECSGYWPAGSAGLHVNADVADAVLRYVAATGDTAFLAECGAEVLVETARLWHGYGHWDDAGAFHLTGVTGPDEYSALVDDNIFTNLMARRNLRGAADAVQRCPEVADRLGVDPAEVAGWRAAADAVHVPYDGKRGVHQQSAGFTEQPEWDFAGTGEDDYPLLLHFPYLELYRRQVVKQADLVLAMLRCPGDFTAEEKARNLAYYEARTVRDSSLSASAQAILAAEVGHLDLAYDLLAETAFQDLADLGDKTADGLHLASLAGAWLVVAQGFGGLRDDRGVLSFDPRLPRRITRLVFHLRWHGHRLRVTLTPDTAGYALPDAGPGDAVELWHHGERLRVTGGTPVTRPMPPVPDPGPEPSSPPGRRPARRAQEAAGGD